One window of Silurus meridionalis isolate SWU-2019-XX chromosome 9, ASM1480568v1, whole genome shotgun sequence genomic DNA carries:
- the rerglb gene encoding RERG/RAS-like b isoform X1 has translation MNDVKLALLGSEGAGKSAVLVRFLTKRFIGEYASNASVCLNSLFMVDSLYQKRLSIDGRQLNLEVFDPCSQNVESRCILEEPVDWADGFVVVYTISDGMSFLNAKNILQQIRESRRETCKGDMDVPICLVGNKQDLCHSRQVSEEEGRSLALEHKCFFQEVSAAENYLDISNLFTRLIRHIMEHMKHRSERRRYSGSKSMAKLINNVFGKRRKSV, from the exons ATGAACGACGTGAAGCTGGCTCTGCTTGGCAGCGAGGGAGCTGGGAAATCAG CGGTTTTGGTGAGATTTCTGACCAAGCGCTTCATTGGAGAATATGCATCAAATGCAA GTGTGTGTCTAAATTCCCTTTTTATGGTAGATTCTTTATATCAAAAAAGGCTCTCCATTGATGGCAGACAGCTGAACTTGGAAGTCTTTGATCCGTGCTCACAG AATGTGGAAAGCAGATGCATCCTAGAGGAACCGGTGGACTGGGCAGACGGCTTTGTGGTGGTATACACCATCAGTGATGGGATGTCTTTCCTCAATGCTAAAAACATCTTGCAGCAGATCAGAGAGAGCCGTCGGGAGACCTGTAAAGG AGACATGGATGTTCCCATCTGCCTAGTAGGAAATAAGCAGGACCTCTGTCACAGCCGGCAGGTGAGCGAGGAAGAAGGACGCTCTCTTGCCCTGGAGCACAAGTGCTTCTTTCAGGAAGTGTCTGCTGCTGAGAACTACCTTGACATCTCCAACCTGTTCACCAGACTCATTCGACATATCATGGAGCACATGAAGCACAGATCTGAACGCCGGCGCTACAGCGGATCGAAATCCATGGCCAAGCTGATCAACAACGTGTTTGGAAAGAGGAGGAAGTCTGTGTAA
- the rerglb gene encoding RERG/RAS-like b isoform X2 — translation MNDVKLALLGSEGAGKSAVLVRFLTKRFIGEYASNANSLYQKRLSIDGRQLNLEVFDPCSQNVESRCILEEPVDWADGFVVVYTISDGMSFLNAKNILQQIRESRRETCKGDMDVPICLVGNKQDLCHSRQVSEEEGRSLALEHKCFFQEVSAAENYLDISNLFTRLIRHIMEHMKHRSERRRYSGSKSMAKLINNVFGKRRKSV, via the exons ATGAACGACGTGAAGCTGGCTCTGCTTGGCAGCGAGGGAGCTGGGAAATCAG CGGTTTTGGTGAGATTTCTGACCAAGCGCTTCATTGGAGAATATGCATCAAATGCAA ATTCTTTATATCAAAAAAGGCTCTCCATTGATGGCAGACAGCTGAACTTGGAAGTCTTTGATCCGTGCTCACAG AATGTGGAAAGCAGATGCATCCTAGAGGAACCGGTGGACTGGGCAGACGGCTTTGTGGTGGTATACACCATCAGTGATGGGATGTCTTTCCTCAATGCTAAAAACATCTTGCAGCAGATCAGAGAGAGCCGTCGGGAGACCTGTAAAGG AGACATGGATGTTCCCATCTGCCTAGTAGGAAATAAGCAGGACCTCTGTCACAGCCGGCAGGTGAGCGAGGAAGAAGGACGCTCTCTTGCCCTGGAGCACAAGTGCTTCTTTCAGGAAGTGTCTGCTGCTGAGAACTACCTTGACATCTCCAACCTGTTCACCAGACTCATTCGACATATCATGGAGCACATGAAGCACAGATCTGAACGCCGGCGCTACAGCGGATCGAAATCCATGGCCAAGCTGATCAACAACGTGTTTGGAAAGAGGAGGAAGTCTGTGTAA